Proteins encoded by one window of Acetivibrio thermocellus ATCC 27405:
- the flgC gene encoding flagellar basal body rod protein FlgC: MGYFTSLDISASALTAQRLRMDTISQNIANANTTRTENGQPYRRKTVLFEEKSSTGSFSEYLENSIRGKTAGAGVRVTGIVEDRSPFKRVYDPGHPDADEEGYVLMPNVDVITEMVNMISATRAYEANITAINTTKGLAMKALEIGR; encoded by the coding sequence ATGGGATACTTCACTTCTCTTGATATAAGCGCATCTGCTCTTACAGCCCAAAGGTTGAGAATGGATACAATTTCACAGAATATTGCGAATGCAAATACCACAAGAACTGAAAACGGACAGCCCTATAGAAGAAAAACGGTGCTGTTTGAAGAAAAATCTTCAACCGGTTCATTTTCCGAATATCTAGAAAACAGCATCAGAGGAAAAACTGCGGGAGCGGGAGTCAGAGTAACGGGAATAGTGGAAGACAGATCTCCTTTTAAAAGAGTGTATGATCCCGGACATCCGGATGCGGACGAGGAAGGATATGTTTTAATGCCAAATGTTGACGTAATTACGGAAATGGTGAATATGATTTCGGCAACGAGGGCGTATGAGGCAAATATAACAGCTATAAACACTACAAAAGGTTTGGCAATGAAGGCGCTGGAGATCGGAAGGTAA
- the fliE gene encoding flagellar hook-basal body complex protein FliE, which produces MAVNGINLVTPSVSGIDFTVGNTISNKNENVVQSFSDYLKNAIKQVDELEKQSKAVAEDFAAGKTDNIHEVMIAAQKADIAIQFTLQIRNKILDAYNEIMRMQI; this is translated from the coding sequence ATGGCTGTAAACGGTATTAATTTAGTAACTCCTTCGGTATCAGGAATTGATTTTACGGTAGGGAATACGATAAGTAATAAAAATGAAAATGTTGTTCAGTCTTTCAGTGATTATTTGAAAAACGCCATAAAACAGGTGGATGAGCTTGAAAAACAGTCAAAGGCTGTTGCGGAGGATTTTGCGGCAGGCAAAACCGACAATATCCATGAGGTTATGATTGCCGCCCAAAAGGCAGATATAGCTATTCAATTTACATTGCAAATCAGGAACAAAATTTTGGATGCTTATAATGAAATAATGAGAATGCAGATCTAA
- a CDS encoding flagellar M-ring protein FliF C-terminal domain-containing protein, with protein MPEVLSKMQQQVTDFWKNLDKSQKTRILVTSGILVVVLTIAIVMLTRTTYVPLITVQDPDSISAIEEALKERNIKYKHGEGRRILVDSKDKNEAEFALASAGLTEPGMTFEDAWSLLKVSSSESDKKQLWQNFKKNSLIAKLKMFDNVKDADIELTIPEDTMFFTDSKSEAKAAVRITPKGELTPEQVEGIVMVVASSIEGLDPKNVTVVDNNFNILNQDLSDGMNIPSSHYKLKLRIKEELEKNIKNLYSGRSDSYDFISVAVNPVLDLDKVTKNRKEIEKPTGLDEAVVSEERKTEELINGNQGGAPGMDANPGTGDVPTYPIDAGQNSSYESKSEIINRIFTETLTAEEKAIGTMNFQESSMTVALWYGNRVPDDSKLTDEFIEEFKQGLSNATGIPVGKITVNKQKLAPQEEEIVPMSERIKQFIDDYGFFALLIILIIALMLSVMPRKKKSPQLAPELATAGGPNVDEAEEELPPINFEEHSEIKKQIENFVKQKPESVAQLLRNWLSEDWD; from the coding sequence ATGCCTGAGGTACTATCAAAAATGCAGCAGCAGGTCACAGATTTCTGGAAAAACCTGGACAAGTCCCAAAAAACGAGGATTCTTGTGACTTCCGGTATTTTGGTAGTTGTACTTACAATAGCCATAGTAATGCTTACAAGGACTACATATGTTCCTTTGATTACAGTTCAGGATCCTGATAGCATTTCTGCTATTGAGGAGGCTCTGAAGGAAAGAAACATAAAATATAAGCACGGCGAGGGAAGGCGTATTCTTGTCGACTCAAAGGACAAGAATGAGGCTGAATTTGCTCTTGCATCCGCAGGATTGACTGAGCCGGGAATGACATTTGAGGATGCATGGAGCCTTCTTAAAGTAAGTTCTTCTGAGAGTGACAAAAAGCAGTTGTGGCAGAATTTCAAGAAAAACAGTCTTATTGCGAAACTTAAAATGTTTGACAATGTAAAAGACGCCGACATTGAGCTTACAATACCGGAAGATACCATGTTTTTCACCGATTCAAAGAGTGAAGCCAAAGCAGCTGTCAGAATAACTCCCAAGGGAGAATTAACTCCCGAGCAGGTTGAAGGAATAGTTATGGTAGTTGCCTCGTCTATAGAAGGACTGGATCCTAAAAACGTAACGGTTGTAGACAATAACTTTAATATATTGAATCAAGATTTGTCAGACGGCATGAATATACCCTCGAGCCATTACAAGCTTAAACTTCGTATAAAGGAAGAGCTTGAAAAGAATATAAAAAACCTGTATTCCGGTCGTTCGGACAGCTATGACTTTATAAGTGTTGCCGTAAATCCGGTTTTGGATCTGGACAAAGTTACAAAGAACAGAAAAGAAATTGAAAAGCCTACCGGATTGGATGAGGCTGTAGTCAGTGAGGAAAGAAAAACCGAAGAGCTGATAAACGGAAATCAAGGCGGCGCTCCGGGAATGGATGCAAATCCGGGAACCGGGGATGTTCCGACTTATCCTATAGATGCAGGACAAAACTCTTCTTATGAAAGCAAATCGGAGATAATAAACAGAATATTTACCGAGACATTGACAGCGGAAGAAAAAGCCATAGGGACAATGAATTTTCAAGAATCCTCAATGACGGTTGCCCTGTGGTATGGGAATAGAGTGCCTGATGACAGCAAACTGACAGATGAATTTATAGAAGAGTTTAAACAGGGGTTGAGCAATGCTACAGGAATTCCTGTTGGAAAAATAACTGTTAACAAGCAGAAATTGGCACCTCAGGAGGAAGAGATAGTGCCAATGTCCGAAAGGATAAAACAATTTATAGATGATTATGGTTTCTTTGCACTGTTGATTATATTGATAATTGCGTTAATGCTTTCAGTAATGCCGAGGAAGAAAAAATCACCGCAGCTGGCGCCTGAACTTGCAACGGCGGGAGGTCCTAATGTTGATGAAGCTGAAGAAGAATTGCCTCCTATAAACTTTGAAGAACACTCTGAAATCAAGAAACAGATTGAAAACTTTGTAAAACAAAAGCCGGAGTCAGTTGCGCAGCTTCTTAGAAATTGGTTGTCCGAAGACTGGGATTAA
- the fliG gene encoding flagellar motor switch protein FliG: protein MARGGSTKSELSGKEKAAMLLIALGPERSAEIFKHLKEDEIEQLTLEIANIRTVSPEDKERVLEEFYQICLAQNYIAEGGINYAKEILEKALGTQKALDVLNKLTVSLQVRPFDFVRKADPSQLINFIQNEHPQTIALILSYLKPQQASIVLSALPQDKQADVARRIATMDRTSPEVIKEVERVLEKKLSAIVTEDFTAAGGVQAIVDILNNVDRGTEKYIMETLEVEDTDLAEEIKKRMFVFEDILTLDNRSIQRFLREVDNNQLAIALKGTNDEVKNKIFANMSKRMAEMVKEDMEFMGPVRLKDVEEAQQKIVNVIRKLEDAGEIVISRGGGDDIVV from the coding sequence GTGGCTCGAGGTGGCTCCACAAAATCAGAACTGTCCGGAAAAGAAAAAGCAGCAATGTTGTTAATTGCTCTTGGGCCTGAAAGATCGGCAGAAATCTTCAAGCACTTGAAGGAAGATGAAATTGAGCAGTTGACTCTTGAAATTGCAAATATCAGAACCGTAAGTCCTGAGGACAAGGAAAGAGTTTTGGAAGAATTTTATCAGATATGTCTTGCACAGAACTACATTGCCGAGGGTGGAATAAATTATGCAAAAGAGATACTCGAGAAAGCTTTGGGTACTCAAAAGGCACTGGATGTTTTAAACAAGCTGACAGTGTCGCTGCAAGTCAGACCGTTTGACTTTGTAAGGAAGGCAGATCCGTCGCAGCTTATAAACTTTATTCAAAACGAGCATCCTCAGACGATAGCGTTGATTCTGTCGTATTTGAAGCCTCAGCAGGCTTCAATTGTCCTGTCTGCACTTCCCCAGGACAAACAGGCTGATGTTGCAAGAAGAATAGCAACGATGGACCGAACATCTCCCGAAGTAATAAAAGAGGTTGAAAGAGTGCTGGAGAAAAAGCTTTCCGCGATTGTTACCGAAGACTTTACCGCTGCCGGTGGTGTGCAGGCGATAGTTGATATTTTGAATAACGTTGACAGAGGAACCGAAAAATACATTATGGAAACTTTGGAAGTTGAAGATACCGATCTGGCAGAAGAGATAAAGAAAAGAATGTTTGTATTCGAAGATATACTTACTCTGGACAATCGCTCCATTCAAAGATTCCTGCGTGAAGTTGACAACAATCAGCTGGCCATTGCCCTTAAAGGAACCAATGACGAAGTTAAGAACAAGATTTTTGCCAATATGTCCAAACGTATGGCTGAAATGGTCAAAGAGGACATGGAATTCATGGGTCCTGTAAGGCTTAAGGATGTTGAAGAGGCTCAGCAGAAGATTGTAAATGTCATAAGAAAACTTGAAGACGCCGGAGAGATAGTAATCTCAAGAGGTGGGGGAGATGATATAGTTGTATAG
- a CDS encoding FliH/SctL family protein has protein sequence MYSNKVFKSSQINIGIPVQIKVPITPANYQNVKKVKEPEIDFDSCINEKSELLSKKVENEKDVLEKARKQADEIIRQAELEAAKILEEAKEKGLLLMAEIEEDSRQKGFEKGYEEAKSQYEDLIQEAELIRENALKEYQETLQSIEKDALNIILDISRKVIGTEISMNKEKLLEMIAQAFERCSNRENITLKVSSADYDFIIENKDRILSMVEGIGQLEIVKDQALKLGALILETPYGSVDAGMDTKLKKIEEAFFKVLASRK, from the coding sequence TTGTATAGCAACAAAGTTTTTAAAAGCAGTCAGATTAATATCGGAATTCCCGTTCAGATCAAAGTTCCTATTACTCCAGCTAATTATCAGAATGTTAAAAAAGTTAAAGAGCCTGAAATTGACTTTGATTCCTGTATAAATGAAAAGTCCGAGCTCCTCAGTAAAAAAGTTGAAAATGAAAAGGATGTTTTGGAGAAAGCCCGAAAGCAGGCAGATGAAATAATCAGGCAAGCCGAGCTTGAGGCGGCTAAAATATTGGAGGAAGCCAAGGAAAAGGGACTTTTGTTGATGGCGGAAATAGAGGAAGACAGCAGGCAAAAGGGATTTGAAAAGGGATATGAAGAAGCCAAAAGCCAGTATGAGGATTTGATTCAGGAGGCTGAGCTAATCAGGGAAAATGCATTAAAGGAATACCAGGAGACACTTCAAAGTATTGAAAAAGATGCGTTAAATATTATTTTAGATATTTCCAGAAAAGTTATCGGCACAGAAATCAGCATGAACAAAGAAAAACTTCTGGAAATGATTGCACAGGCTTTTGAACGGTGTTCAAACAGGGAAAACATAACGCTGAAAGTTTCTTCGGCGGATTATGATTTTATAATTGAAAACAAAGACAGAATTCTTTCAATGGTGGAAGGTATAGGGCAACTTGAAATCGTAAAGGATCAAGCTTTAAAGCTTGGTGCACTGATTCTTGAAACACCCTATGGAAGTGTGGATGCAGGAATGGATACAAAACTTAAAAAGATTGAAGAGGCATTTTTCAAGGTATTGGCAAGTCGAAAATAA
- the fliI gene encoding flagellar protein export ATPase FliI encodes MATIDFSKYYDVLDNRDFIEYTGKVSKVVGLTIESNGPEVNIGEICKINALRENKVISAEAVGFRDNKVLLMPLGDMNGIGPGSKVVATRDYLSVGVGNALIGRVIDGMGRPIDGKGEIVTETTYPVENKPPHPLKRNRIKEPLPLGVKTIDGLLTVGKGQRVGIFAGSGVGKSTLIGMIARNTKADVNVIALIGERGREVREFIEKDLKEEGLKRSVVVVATSDQPALIRLKGALMATAIAEYFRDQGKDVLLLMDSLTRFAMAQREIGLSIGEPPVSRGYTPSVFSIMPKLLERAGNSQSGSITGLYTVLVDGDDLTEPVTDTARGILDGHIVLSRNLANKNQYPAIDVLASVSRVMPDIVDDEHQKIANDIKKTMAIYREAEDLINVGAYAKGSNEKIDYAIEVIDKIQEFIKQGVHERYSYEETINLMKNVLI; translated from the coding sequence ATGGCGACCATTGATTTTTCAAAATATTATGATGTCTTGGATAACAGGGACTTTATCGAGTATACCGGAAAGGTTTCCAAAGTTGTGGGACTTACAATCGAATCCAACGGTCCCGAGGTTAACATTGGTGAAATCTGCAAGATAAACGCCTTAAGGGAAAACAAGGTTATATCTGCGGAAGCAGTGGGGTTTCGGGACAATAAAGTGTTACTTATGCCTTTAGGTGACATGAACGGAATAGGTCCCGGAAGCAAAGTGGTGGCAACCAGGGATTATCTGTCCGTTGGTGTCGGCAATGCACTTATAGGAAGAGTAATTGACGGAATGGGAAGGCCCATTGACGGCAAAGGTGAGATTGTTACCGAGACTACATATCCCGTTGAAAATAAACCTCCGCATCCTTTAAAAAGGAACAGAATCAAGGAACCATTGCCTTTGGGAGTGAAGACTATAGACGGTCTTTTGACTGTGGGCAAGGGACAAAGAGTAGGTATTTTTGCGGGAAGCGGCGTGGGAAAGAGTACTTTAATCGGAATGATTGCCCGAAATACAAAGGCTGATGTCAACGTAATCGCCCTTATTGGTGAAAGAGGTAGGGAAGTAAGAGAATTTATTGAAAAAGACCTGAAAGAGGAAGGATTGAAAAGATCTGTTGTGGTGGTTGCAACTTCCGACCAGCCTGCACTTATCAGACTTAAAGGCGCGCTTATGGCAACGGCCATAGCAGAGTATTTCAGAGATCAGGGAAAAGACGTACTTTTGCTTATGGATTCTCTTACGAGGTTTGCCATGGCCCAGAGGGAAATTGGGCTGTCAATTGGCGAACCACCGGTTTCAAGAGGTTACACCCCTTCAGTGTTTTCGATAATGCCAAAGCTGCTGGAACGGGCCGGAAATTCTCAATCAGGGTCGATTACCGGACTGTATACGGTGTTGGTTGACGGTGACGACCTGACTGAACCCGTGACCGATACTGCCAGGGGAATTCTTGACGGACATATTGTTTTGTCCAGAAACCTGGCAAATAAAAACCAGTACCCTGCCATTGACGTTCTGGCGAGTGTGAGCAGGGTTATGCCGGATATAGTGGACGATGAACATCAAAAGATTGCAAACGATATCAAAAAGACCATGGCGATATACAGAGAAGCTGAGGATTTGATTAATGTCGGTGCTTATGCAAAAGGAAGCAATGAAAAAATTGACTATGCCATTGAGGTAATTGACAAGATACAAGAATTTATTAAACAGGGTGTCCATGAACGATACTCTTATGAAGAGACTATAAATCTGATGAAAAATGTTTTGATTTGA
- the fliJ gene encoding flagellar export protein FliJ, which produces MGKFVFRMQSLLNLKIQMENSLKNELGKAVRELERQKDILNRLNREMNECIENINGKFGEGISVGELRKYNTYISYLSDRVKLQKENIKKAQLVVDKYRDKLIKAMQERKVLEKLREKKYEEYVREQLKEEQKLNDEIVSFNISNSEEE; this is translated from the coding sequence GTGGGAAAATTTGTTTTTAGAATGCAGTCTCTGCTGAACCTGAAAATTCAAATGGAAAACAGCCTTAAAAATGAACTGGGAAAAGCGGTCCGGGAATTGGAAAGGCAAAAGGATATATTAAACAGGCTCAATAGAGAAATGAATGAATGTATCGAAAACATAAACGGTAAATTTGGTGAAGGAATATCGGTGGGAGAGCTTCGCAAATACAATACCTACATATCTTATCTTAGTGACAGGGTAAAGCTTCAAAAAGAAAATATTAAGAAAGCGCAATTAGTTGTCGATAAATATAGAGATAAGCTGATTAAAGCCATGCAGGAGCGAAAAGTGCTTGAAAAGCTAAGGGAAAAAAAGTATGAAGAGTATGTAAGAGAGCAGCTTAAGGAAGAACAAAAGCTCAACGACGAAATTGTAAGCTTTAACATAAGCAATTCGGAAGAAGAGTAA
- a CDS encoding magnesium transporter MgtE N-terminal domain-containing protein: MAKEKIKETVKNPEAQGSGTEKKKAEKNGFLFGLLVLLITLIVIVSVVGGVFFIVIKNNVNGLAEKYRNNLKNIPVLRMALPPPPADYDPLDPKNLKLDELIEKYNQFRKENGELAKKLEETEKALNELQSSQADIEALRKENDQIKAEMEAQKTRYKEELKKAEELLVQADKEGFKEFYEKMNEKLAQSLYEEILKEEKANEKAKEFAQIYEKMDTKAAAKIFEELGDSQLDLVVETLRNMKKDVAAEIISEMSQSYAAKVTEKLSKVYGIEFEK, translated from the coding sequence ATGGCAAAAGAAAAGATAAAAGAAACTGTTAAAAACCCTGAAGCGCAAGGAAGCGGAACTGAAAAAAAGAAAGCTGAAAAAAATGGTTTTCTGTTTGGGCTGCTTGTGCTGTTGATAACACTGATTGTCATAGTCAGTGTTGTCGGAGGGGTTTTTTTCATTGTCATTAAAAACAATGTAAACGGGCTGGCGGAAAAATACAGAAACAACCTGAAAAATATTCCTGTTTTAAGAATGGCTTTGCCTCCTCCGCCGGCGGATTACGACCCTCTTGATCCAAAAAATCTCAAATTGGATGAGCTTATCGAAAAGTACAACCAGTTCCGGAAAGAAAACGGCGAGCTTGCAAAGAAACTTGAGGAAACTGAAAAAGCTTTAAATGAGCTTCAGAGCTCTCAAGCTGATATTGAGGCGTTGAGGAAGGAAAATGATCAGATAAAAGCGGAAATGGAAGCTCAAAAAACAAGATATAAAGAGGAACTGAAAAAAGCAGAGGAGCTTTTGGTACAAGCTGATAAAGAAGGATTTAAGGAATTTTATGAAAAGATGAACGAGAAACTGGCACAGAGCCTTTATGAAGAGATACTCAAGGAAGAGAAAGCCAATGAAAAGGCGAAGGAATTTGCCCAGATATACGAAAAAATGGACACCAAGGCTGCTGCAAAAATATTTGAAGAACTGGGCGATTCGCAATTGGACTTGGTTGTTGAGACGCTGAGAAACATGAAGAAAGATGTGGCTGCCGAAATTATATCGGAAATGAGCCAAAGCTATGCGGCAAAAGTTACCGAGAAGCTTTCAAAAGTGTATGGAATTGAGTTTGAAAAATAA
- a CDS encoding flagellar hook-length control protein FliK, which yields MITQHLIPDFIAKMTGSTEVQKSAGMKKSSSSQFKDTLDLAVEKSYAWQSGTKSYEYAMDIKDRPYQRLQNKNILDSAETKERRPDRTKPFNKASNQITSRASDKAERTASPEEENIEGENDRKLKGKAMEKALAEVLGISVEELEKLMAQLGINFENADGETGIQEAADKISAYLGLNQDEKMALAEMMSLVQKQVEQAFKDVQSAYDAARYDMKDENEAYGVELFHAETETAVEDTSALRNDLDVSKVSQEVKNKLDEETDGFLKQIAAKVVEVVQKDESTAGLKTVSVNGENIEEIGLKTDVEDIGNVREAKYSSDEKDSADNSGNAGSETSSMASRGVEAESAAKNSNNIQFEAVSNLTVQRATGQAEPDKTRNIIPVTNKEIVEQVVEKAKVVLSGDKSEMVIDLKPEHLGKLELKIVTERGMVVAKFVAENEQVKAALESNMNMLKESLEKQGFLVEGFSVTVGDNKRRENSRDKTNQGTANQRISGEKLQVSDMTGVERMQRIHENIDPYSYGSSSIDLTA from the coding sequence ATGATAACTCAACATTTAATTCCCGATTTTATTGCAAAAATGACCGGTTCTACCGAAGTGCAAAAGTCGGCGGGCATGAAAAAAAGCTCTTCATCGCAGTTTAAAGATACCCTTGACCTGGCTGTCGAAAAGTCGTATGCATGGCAGAGCGGCACTAAATCCTATGAATATGCAATGGATATCAAAGACAGGCCTTATCAGCGTTTGCAAAACAAAAACATACTGGACTCAGCCGAAACAAAGGAAAGAAGACCGGACAGAACCAAGCCTTTTAACAAAGCATCAAACCAGATAACATCCAGGGCATCAGATAAGGCAGAACGCACAGCTTCTCCGGAAGAAGAAAACATCGAAGGCGAAAATGACAGAAAGCTGAAAGGGAAAGCTATGGAGAAAGCTCTGGCAGAAGTTCTTGGAATTAGTGTGGAAGAGCTGGAAAAGCTCATGGCTCAGCTGGGCATAAATTTTGAGAATGCTGACGGTGAAACGGGTATTCAGGAAGCTGCCGATAAAATTTCAGCATATCTGGGTTTAAACCAGGATGAGAAAATGGCTCTGGCAGAGATGATGTCCCTTGTTCAAAAGCAAGTTGAACAGGCCTTCAAGGATGTTCAGTCTGCGTATGATGCTGCAAGATACGACATGAAGGATGAGAATGAAGCTTATGGGGTCGAGCTTTTCCATGCTGAAACTGAGACGGCGGTGGAAGATACTTCGGCGCTGAGAAATGATTTGGATGTTTCCAAAGTTTCTCAGGAAGTAAAAAATAAGCTCGATGAAGAAACGGACGGTTTCTTAAAGCAGATTGCCGCTAAAGTTGTGGAAGTGGTACAAAAGGATGAAAGTACAGCCGGATTGAAAACAGTGAGTGTGAATGGTGAAAACATTGAAGAGATTGGGTTGAAAACTGATGTGGAAGACATCGGCAATGTCAGGGAGGCAAAATATTCTTCGGATGAAAAAGACAGCGCCGACAACAGCGGAAACGCCGGCAGCGAGACATCATCCATGGCATCAAGAGGCGTTGAAGCGGAATCTGCAGCAAAAAACAGTAACAACATACAATTTGAAGCAGTTTCAAACTTAACTGTTCAAAGAGCAACAGGCCAGGCAGAACCGGACAAAACCCGAAATATTATTCCGGTTACAAATAAGGAAATAGTCGAGCAGGTTGTTGAAAAAGCAAAGGTGGTATTAAGCGGTGACAAAAGTGAAATGGTCATTGACTTAAAGCCGGAGCACCTTGGGAAGTTGGAACTCAAAATTGTTACCGAAAGAGGAATGGTTGTTGCCAAATTTGTTGCAGAAAATGAGCAGGTAAAGGCAGCTTTGGAATCAAACATGAACATGCTCAAGGAATCTTTGGAAAAGCAGGGCTTTTTGGTGGAAGGGTTTAGTGTCACGGTCGGAGACAACAAAAGACGCGAGAACAGCAGAGACAAAACGAATCAGGGCACTGCGAACCAAAGAATATCCGGTGAAAAACTGCAGGTGTCGGATATGACCGGAGTTGAAAGAATGCAAAGAATTCATGAAAACATCGATCCTTACAGCTATGGGAGCAGCAGTATTGATTTAACTGCATAA
- a CDS encoding flagellar hook capping FlgD N-terminal domain-containing protein, with translation MAVDAVGRQKTIQEIIDSTTNKSTQRNTGELGKDEFLNLLITQLQYQDPLNPVDDKEFISQMAQFSALEQMQNLNKSFSATKAFGMIGKYITGTTSNGSDSGAGFVEGIVRSVKMENGKILLEVNGLDVPVDNVLSVSEESNYYYKYNSSNISQYTGIIGYEVSGSVYDPSTGDIVGVSGIVREIQKGIYEDYAVMDGVEVIISGIDTEFNSADPNFRKDYLTENVGQGVSLIITDAYGYGFKVPVTGVLKDFKIAPNGKIIGILDGVYVPVDSISNIKKPSANTGAADGTNENPQVEQSQTEESQVEEPQVGEPRDEESDSV, from the coding sequence ATGGCAGTAGATGCTGTAGGCCGTCAAAAGACCATTCAGGAAATCATTGACAGTACCACAAACAAGTCGACTCAAAGAAATACCGGGGAACTGGGAAAAGATGAGTTTTTAAACCTTCTCATTACACAGCTTCAATATCAGGACCCTCTAAATCCTGTGGATGACAAGGAATTTATCAGCCAGATGGCACAGTTCAGCGCCCTGGAACAAATGCAGAACCTCAATAAAAGCTTTTCAGCCACAAAGGCCTTTGGCATGATAGGAAAATATATTACCGGTACTACCAGTAACGGCAGTGATTCAGGAGCCGGTTTTGTAGAGGGTATTGTACGCAGTGTGAAAATGGAAAACGGAAAAATTCTTTTGGAAGTCAATGGCTTGGATGTTCCGGTGGATAATGTGCTCAGTGTTTCAGAAGAAAGCAATTATTATTACAAGTACAATAGTTCAAATATATCCCAATACACCGGAATTATCGGCTATGAAGTAAGCGGAAGTGTATATGATCCTTCCACCGGGGACATTGTCGGCGTGAGTGGAATTGTAAGGGAAATCCAGAAAGGTATTTATGAAGATTATGCTGTAATGGACGGTGTAGAGGTAATAATTTCCGGAATAGACACTGAATTTAATTCGGCAGATCCGAACTTTAGAAAGGATTACCTTACAGAAAACGTAGGCCAGGGAGTTTCTCTTATAATCACCGACGCATACGGTTATGGATTTAAGGTTCCTGTTACAGGGGTTCTTAAAGATTTCAAGATAGCACCGAACGGTAAGATTATCGGAATTTTGGATGGGGTATATGTGCCTGTGGACAGCATCAGCAATATAAAGAAACCATCTGCGAATACGGGCGCGGCTGACGGCACAAACGAAAACCCGCAGGTTGAACAGTCCCAGACTGAGGAGTCTCAAGTGGAGGAACCTCAGGTCGGAGAACCCCGGGACGAAGAATCTGACAGTGTATAG
- a CDS encoding TIGR02530 family flagellar biosynthesis protein, translating to MIVNNNYYVNISRINGSQRAIPSGKPDGKVQGSFEEILESKVNENRGLKFSKHAEMRLQLRNIKLTDEQKEKISKAVQKAEEKGVKDSLVLIDDIAFVVNVRNRTVITAVNSNELKENVFTNIDGAVFA from the coding sequence GTGATTGTTAATAATAATTATTATGTAAATATCAGCAGGATTAACGGAAGCCAGAGAGCAATACCATCGGGCAAACCTGACGGAAAAGTACAGGGAAGCTTTGAGGAGATTTTAGAGAGCAAGGTAAACGAAAATCGCGGACTGAAATTTTCAAAGCATGCTGAGATGAGGCTTCAACTGAGAAATATCAAGCTTACGGATGAACAAAAGGAAAAGATATCGAAAGCAGTCCAGAAAGCGGAAGAAAAGGGAGTAAAGGATTCCCTTGTACTTATCGATGATATTGCTTTTGTTGTAAATGTACGAAACAGGACGGTTATCACCGCCGTAAACAGCAATGAGCTGAAAGAAAACGTGTTTACAAACATCGACGGAGCAGTGTTTGCATGA